A portion of the Simkania negevensis Z genome contains these proteins:
- a CDS encoding ATP-grasp domain-containing protein, producing the protein MKGFILLETPREKLTKDHYGTQRLLEVAEKRNLDFQLISPRQFELIVTRDDKKSILIDDKPVELPDVVIPRMGSDTSYYALAVLRQLEHLGVYVCNNARAVETVKDKLHSHQVLAYSSLPTPKTMLAKFPIELSVIRREIGFPLVIKNITGTHGKGIYLCDSEEKFTDVMEFIYSQNANANIIIQEFMEASRGKDLRVFVLGGRVIGCMLRSSKTSFKANFSKGGDVHKFDLTPEIEWLATETARLLNLDIAGIDLLFDKKGYKVCEANSAPGFQGLEKIVGKRIAEDIMDYIQLKVGKS; encoded by the coding sequence ATGAAAGGATTTATTCTCCTAGAAACGCCACGAGAGAAGTTAACAAAAGATCACTATGGGACCCAGAGATTACTAGAGGTAGCTGAAAAAAGAAATTTAGACTTTCAGCTCATCTCCCCCAGGCAGTTTGAGTTGATTGTGACTCGTGATGATAAAAAAAGTATTTTAATCGATGACAAACCTGTTGAATTGCCCGATGTAGTGATTCCACGCATGGGATCGGATACCAGTTATTATGCCCTTGCTGTTCTTAGGCAACTAGAGCATTTGGGAGTCTATGTCTGCAATAATGCCAGAGCTGTCGAAACAGTCAAAGATAAGCTCCATAGTCATCAAGTGCTTGCTTATAGTAGCCTTCCAACTCCTAAAACAATGTTAGCTAAATTTCCTATCGAGCTTTCAGTCATTCGAAGAGAGATTGGATTCCCTCTTGTGATTAAAAATATCACAGGAACTCATGGGAAAGGGATTTATCTATGTGATTCAGAAGAGAAATTCACCGATGTGATGGAGTTTATTTATAGCCAAAATGCCAACGCCAATATCATCATTCAAGAATTTATGGAGGCGAGTAGAGGAAAAGATTTGCGCGTCTTTGTTTTAGGCGGACGTGTGATCGGATGTATGCTCCGTTCATCCAAGACTAGTTTCAAGGCTAATTTTTCTAAAGGAGGCGATGTACATAAATTTGATCTAACCCCTGAAATTGAATGGCTAGCAACAGAAACAGCAAGGTTGCTCAACTTAGATATTGCTGGAATTGACCTTTTATTCGACAAAAAAGGGTATAAAGTCTGTGAAGCAAACTCGGCACCCGGATTTCAAGGTTTAGAAAAAATTGTTGGAAAACGTATTGCCGAAGATATTATGGATTATATTCAGTTAAAAGTTGGAAAAAGTTAA
- a CDS encoding class II glutamine amidotransferase, with the protein MCRFVAYIGNHPILIKDLIETPSNSLIKQSREAKHGLHGLNADGFGLAWYNKEIEPSPGIFKSVQPAWNDKNLHHLSNKIMSNCFLGHVRASTVGDVVVNNCHPFSYKEYSFVHNGTIRFFEKVHRKLINELNDGFFNLLKSQTDSEVLFFLIMQFMQKHEGSTLETAVIHVFNHVLELQKNNDDDHFSRLNIVITNGSEMIATRFVSKNHDPLSLYYTTHGLLERRSILVASEPLDDLEHDWIEIPTNHYLIISPNLSHEIKTF; encoded by the coding sequence ATGTGCCGTTTTGTAGCTTATATAGGGAATCATCCCATTCTCATTAAAGATTTAATAGAAACACCTTCCAATTCTTTGATTAAACAAAGCCGGGAAGCAAAACATGGGCTACATGGGCTTAATGCGGATGGCTTTGGACTTGCTTGGTACAACAAAGAAATCGAACCATCTCCTGGAATTTTTAAATCCGTACAACCTGCTTGGAACGATAAAAACCTCCATCATCTTTCTAATAAGATTATGTCTAATTGTTTTTTAGGACACGTAAGAGCTTCGACTGTAGGCGATGTGGTAGTCAATAACTGCCATCCTTTTTCTTACAAAGAGTACTCGTTTGTCCATAATGGAACGATCCGCTTTTTTGAAAAGGTGCACAGAAAGTTAATCAACGAATTAAATGATGGTTTTTTTAATCTCCTTAAATCTCAGACCGATTCAGAGGTATTGTTTTTTCTCATTATGCAATTTATGCAAAAACATGAAGGCTCCACCTTGGAAACAGCGGTCATCCATGTTTTCAATCATGTTCTTGAGCTTCAAAAAAATAATGACGATGACCATTTTTCAAGACTCAACATTGTGATCACGAATGGAAGCGAAATGATTGCAACGCGATTTGTTTCGAAAAATCATGATCCCTTATCCCTCTATTATACAACCCATGGGCTTCTCGAAAGAAGATCTATTCTCGTTGCTTCCGAGCCTCTAGATGATTTAGAACACGACTGGATCGAAATCCCAACCAATCACTATCTCATCATTTCACCCAACCTCTCACATGAGATCAAAACGTTCTAA
- a CDS encoding alpha/beta hydrolase, translating into MKRYWKKLLFFARPSDTPRQRFIKQLLLFSILSLGVIIVAGTAYVYFVQENLLFQKATLPQDHVFSYDEPFEELFIETEKGARINALYFKTFRPKGVVLYFHGRGGNLNDRWGKFSREFTRRGYDFFIMDYRGFGKSTGKLTEKALCSDASKCYEYLQDIYPESQIVVYGRSLGTGIATFVASHKNPKMLVLESPYFSILDLTPRQMPYLPRFLVPLILKYHLRTDKWIVKVRSPIHIFHGTQDELVPYDSSTRLLKLLKNKLDAYLIPIEEGKHNHLQRHPKYQSELDEILS; encoded by the coding sequence ATGAAACGCTATTGGAAAAAACTTCTTTTCTTCGCCAGACCTAGTGACACTCCTAGGCAGCGTTTCATCAAGCAGCTGTTGCTATTTTCTATTCTTTCACTTGGAGTGATCATCGTTGCAGGAACAGCTTACGTCTACTTTGTCCAAGAAAACCTCCTTTTTCAAAAAGCAACGCTTCCTCAAGACCACGTTTTTTCCTACGATGAACCCTTTGAAGAACTCTTCATTGAAACAGAAAAAGGGGCACGTATCAACGCCCTCTACTTTAAAACATTCCGCCCTAAAGGAGTTGTTCTCTATTTTCATGGAAGAGGGGGGAATCTAAATGACCGATGGGGAAAATTTTCCCGAGAATTCACAAGACGTGGTTATGACTTTTTCATTATGGACTACCGTGGTTTTGGAAAAAGCACTGGAAAACTCACTGAAAAAGCCCTCTGTAGTGATGCTTCAAAGTGTTATGAGTATCTTCAAGATATTTATCCCGAAAGCCAAATTGTCGTGTACGGACGCTCTCTTGGAACCGGGATCGCCACCTTTGTCGCCTCACATAAAAATCCCAAAATGCTCGTACTCGAATCACCATATTTTAGCATCCTCGACTTAACCCCTCGCCAAATGCCCTACCTTCCCCGTTTCCTCGTTCCCCTTATTTTGAAATATCATCTCCGCACAGACAAATGGATTGTTAAAGTGCGCTCCCCCATTCATATTTTTCATGGAACTCAAGACGAGCTTGTTCCCTATGATTCAAGCACCCGTCTACTCAAACTCTTAAAAAACAAACTCGATGCCTACCTCATTCCCATCGAAGAAGGGAAACACAATCACCTCCAACGGCATCCAAAGTACCAGTCAGAACTCGACGAAATTTTGAGTTAA
- a CDS encoding cation:dicarboxylate symporter family transporter: MPRISLPLQIVIAICVGTILGIVLGPICSIFEPIGTAFIMFIQMVILLYIPSSIIHGLGSTSPAVARQLFRKGWVFLFFMWALIFLAIFLLNNIFPKMEIIFDASKTHSKFEESFLSYLVPKNPIYDLANNIIPAIAIFAIIMGVALMHLTHKEPLISFLERINNTIEKVLKGITAISPFGVAAIFANVTGNLYFKDVIHFGFYIFPLIILVCIFTFWALPALLKACTPLKYREIISEFRSTCLLAFVIGSPSIAIPFLNQCIKRLSNKYEIKDKELHNTSQMIVPLTYTFTQVGNLLILFFIMFLSYYYGLRMDWLDQALVSLLTIPMSFGGPELAVNSVSFLIEKLGFPDTALILFDKTSIITQNFQVLLSVASMTTFAIILLLGYYNRLTFKIAHFFKHFFPIVFILIFSILVSQRIIFRYQKPESIGDSLKMAAVLPNFRPAKVYKYGEKLPDIKYRTTIDDPMTRIFTTNQLFIGYHPHLPPFSYFNKNGELVGYDIAFAYQLAHDLNVTPVFIPFYYSHLGEMLENNIIDIAASPVLLSAAGRRGMNFPQFYFQQRNVFIVLRQRKNEFINLKSLQDNPNLIIGNLGYFELISEQYFPFAKNVEIIDSWHISHALDEGIIDAMYWELALAQEYCKRNPEYIVIDYGNAIGDTYLAFPVKFNAFAFIFYLNSWINLAHDQGFDKQMYEYWMLGHPPVLKRTRWNILDLIRNKEQ; encoded by the coding sequence ATGCCCAGGATCAGCCTTCCTCTTCAAATTGTCATTGCCATCTGCGTAGGAACGATCCTTGGCATTGTCTTGGGTCCCATCTGTTCTATCTTTGAACCTATTGGAACAGCCTTCATCATGTTCATCCAAATGGTGATCCTCCTTTACATTCCCTCTTCGATTATCCATGGACTTGGCTCGACATCACCAGCTGTCGCCCGTCAGCTTTTTCGAAAAGGATGGGTCTTCCTTTTTTTCATGTGGGCGCTCATTTTCCTCGCGATCTTTCTTCTCAATAATATCTTTCCAAAAATGGAAATCATTTTCGACGCTTCCAAAACCCATTCGAAGTTTGAAGAAAGCTTTTTGAGTTATCTCGTTCCTAAAAACCCGATTTATGACCTCGCAAATAACATCATTCCTGCCATCGCTATTTTTGCAATCATCATGGGGGTTGCCCTCATGCATCTTACCCACAAAGAACCTCTCATTTCCTTCTTGGAGCGGATCAACAACACCATCGAAAAAGTCCTCAAAGGAATTACTGCTATTTCTCCTTTTGGGGTTGCTGCAATTTTTGCCAATGTCACGGGAAACCTCTATTTTAAAGATGTGATCCATTTTGGTTTCTATATCTTTCCACTCATCATTCTCGTTTGTATTTTCACATTTTGGGCTCTTCCAGCTCTTTTGAAAGCTTGCACTCCACTGAAGTATCGAGAAATCATCAGTGAATTTCGTTCCACCTGCCTTCTCGCATTCGTCATCGGTTCTCCCAGTATTGCCATTCCCTTCTTAAATCAATGCATCAAAAGGCTCTCTAATAAATATGAAATCAAAGACAAAGAACTCCATAACACCTCACAAATGATTGTTCCTCTCACTTATACTTTTACTCAAGTTGGGAACCTTCTGATCCTCTTTTTCATCATGTTTCTCTCTTATTACTACGGCTTGCGAATGGATTGGCTCGATCAGGCTCTTGTCAGCCTTCTCACAATTCCCATGTCGTTTGGAGGGCCGGAGCTTGCTGTTAACTCAGTGAGTTTTTTAATTGAAAAATTGGGCTTTCCTGATACCGCTTTAATACTTTTTGACAAAACATCCATCATCACCCAAAACTTCCAGGTCCTCCTCAGTGTTGCTAGCATGACAACGTTTGCAATCATCTTACTCTTAGGCTACTACAACCGTCTTACTTTCAAAATCGCCCATTTTTTTAAGCACTTTTTCCCCATCGTGTTTATTTTGATCTTTAGTATTTTAGTTAGCCAAAGAATCATCTTCCGCTATCAAAAACCTGAATCGATTGGGGATTCGCTCAAAATGGCCGCAGTTCTCCCTAACTTCCGCCCTGCAAAAGTCTATAAATATGGAGAGAAACTTCCAGATATTAAATACCGAACTACGATTGATGACCCTATGACCCGCATTTTCACGACAAATCAACTCTTCATCGGGTATCATCCCCACCTTCCCCCGTTTAGCTATTTTAACAAAAACGGAGAGCTCGTCGGGTATGATATCGCCTTTGCATATCAACTAGCACATGATCTCAACGTCACGCCTGTTTTCATTCCTTTTTACTACAGCCATCTTGGTGAAATGCTAGAAAACAATATCATTGACATTGCCGCCTCTCCTGTCCTCCTATCAGCTGCAGGTCGGCGAGGAATGAATTTTCCTCAATTCTACTTTCAGCAACGAAACGTCTTCATCGTACTCCGTCAGAGAAAAAACGAATTCATCAATTTAAAATCCCTTCAAGATAACCCCAATCTCATCATTGGAAATCTCGGCTACTTTGAGCTCATTTCTGAGCAGTACTTTCCCTTTGCCAAAAATGTTGAAATCATCGACAGCTGGCATATTTCTCACGCCCTCGATGAAGGAATCATCGACGCCATGTATTGGGAGCTAGCACTTGCTCAAGAGTACTGTAAACGGAATCCCGAATACATCGTCATAGATTACGGAAACGCCATTGGGGACACATATCTCGCTTTCCCCGTGAAATTTAACGCGTTTGCCTTTATCTTTTACCTAAATTCCTGGATTAACCTGGCACACGATCAGGGATTTGATAAACAAATGTATGAATACTGGATGCTTGGCCACCCCCCTGTGCTAAAAAGGACACGCTGGAACATCCTCGACCTTATTCGGAATAAAGAACAATGA
- a CDS encoding ester cyclase has protein sequence MRRFLLLLLLLPLFAFAEEALISQIVTPRGETNPLTYNKEIVRDFYNAFQKNNPGALDELLKNNYAVQDSTVIFDSTYSRYDAFSKNMKVRLSSLYNAFSDIDIKVIEMMAEGNKVMARVQITGLQTGSFLGVEATKKPVVIKVFAIFTIEGGKISHINEVWNELGVMKQIGYIVL, from the coding sequence ATGAGAAGGTTCTTATTACTCTTATTGCTCTTGCCCCTCTTTGCTTTTGCTGAGGAGGCACTAATCTCTCAAATCGTCACACCGCGAGGTGAGACTAACCCTCTAACATACAATAAAGAGATCGTTAGGGATTTTTACAATGCCTTCCAGAAGAATAACCCTGGGGCTTTGGATGAATTGCTGAAAAATAATTATGCAGTTCAAGACTCAACAGTCATTTTCGACTCTACCTATAGCAGATACGATGCCTTTAGCAAAAACATGAAAGTCCGCCTTTCTTCACTCTACAATGCTTTTAGTGACATCGATATCAAGGTCATTGAAATGATGGCAGAAGGAAATAAAGTGATGGCCCGTGTCCAAATAACAGGGCTCCAAACAGGATCTTTTCTTGGTGTTGAAGCGACGAAAAAACCTGTTGTGATCAAGGTGTTTGCCATTTTCACCATTGAAGGAGGAAAAATCTCCCACATCAATGAGGTCTGGAATGAACTTGGGGTGATGAAACAAATCGGTTATATCGTCCTCTAA
- a CDS encoding IS5 family transposase (programmed frameshift): METHRRHDISDALWEQLVQKLPGRRGSVGAPAKDNRTFINAVFWILRTGAPWRDLPPDYGNWKNTHRRFCRWRNQGVWEKLLESLIDDPDYEWLIIDASHIKVHPHAAGARGGKSGDESDKRGLNTKLHLAVDAHGMPVRIVITEGAKHDSTQASFLIEGISAEHLLADKAYESDAILLQLNHQGINPVIPPKSNRREPWPFDKDLYKLRHLVENTLLHLKRWRGIATRYAKNAASFMAAVQIRCIALWGGLF; encoded by the exons ATGGAAACACATCGACGTCATGACATATCAGATGCACTCTGGGAACAGCTTGTACAAAAACTCCCTGGGAGAAGAGGATCTGTAGGCGCACCAGCGAAAGATAATCGTACGTTCATTAATGCTGTATTTTGGATATTGCGTACAGGGGCACCCTGGAGAGATCTACCTCCGGACTATGGTAACTGGAAAAATACACATCGAAGATTCTGCCGGTGGAGGAATCAAGGGGTTTGGGAAAAATTGCTAGAAAGTCTGATAGACGACCCCGACTATGAATGGCTCATAATAGATGCGAGTCATATTAAGGTTCACCCACACGCTGCAGGAGCAAGAGGAGGCA AATCAGGAGATGAGTCGGACAAAAGGGGGCTCAACACAAAATTGCATTTGGCCGTGGATGCGCATGGTATGCCAGTCAGAATTGTTATTACAGAAGGTGCCAAACATGATAGCACACAGGCTAGCTTCTTGATTGAAGGTATTTCTGCAGAACATCTTCTCGCAGATAAAGCATACGAGAGCGATGCAATCCTTTTACAACTTAATCATCAGGGTATAAACCCTGTGATTCCACCAAAATCGAACCGACGAGAGCCTTGGCCCTTCGACAAAGATCTCTATAAACTTCGACACTTGGTGGAAAACACACTCCTACACCTAAAACGTTGGAGGGGAATTGCTACAAGATATGCAAAAAATGCAGCCTCATTTATGGCTGCAGTGCAAATTAGATGTATTGCTCTTTGGGGAGGTTTATTTTGA
- a CDS encoding peptidylprolyl isomerase: MAKDIIMVMETTQGTIEIKLMPEVAPKTCENFMKLSEKKYYDGIIFHRIIKEFMIQGGDPTGTGTGGESIWGKDFKDEFSKSVNFDEPYLLAMANRGPDTNGSQFFITTVETPWLNQKHTIFGKVIKGEDVVKKLEGVETTMQDKPVTPQKIVKLFIKKS; this comes from the coding sequence ATGGCAAAAGACATCATTATGGTTATGGAAACCACGCAAGGAACAATCGAAATCAAACTTATGCCAGAGGTTGCTCCCAAAACTTGTGAAAACTTCATGAAGCTATCTGAAAAGAAATACTATGATGGGATCATTTTTCATCGCATCATTAAGGAGTTTATGATTCAAGGAGGCGATCCGACGGGAACTGGAACCGGTGGGGAATCGATTTGGGGAAAAGACTTCAAAGATGAATTTTCAAAGAGTGTGAATTTTGATGAGCCTTATTTGCTTGCCATGGCCAATCGTGGACCAGACACGAACGGAAGTCAATTTTTCATCACAACAGTTGAAACCCCATGGCTCAATCAAAAACACACCATTTTCGGAAAAGTTATCAAAGGTGAAGATGTTGTGAAAAAACTCGAAGGAGTTGAAACCACAATGCAAGACAAGCCTGTTACTCCACAAAAAATCGTCAAACTCTTTATCAAGAAATCTTAA
- a CDS encoding 4-hydroxy-tetrahydrodipicolinate reductase codes for MKIGLIGFGKMGGATQIAAIERGHEVGAIVSSKGDDFSSLEDVDICIDFTAPDAVLENLRKIAPLKKNIVIGTTGWDSQYDEVCKMAEEASLGLLYAPNFSFGVYLFRKLVFYAQELTKPFDFDVAGIEMHHNQKKDAPSGTARSLKGVPFTSLRIGDIIGTHQVLFNSGDDTIELTHRASTRMGFARGAVQAAEWLQGKKGVFSFDDFMKDMLCDSKELLPRSSPHLKIKPSMSKG; via the coding sequence ATGAAAATCGGGCTGATCGGCTTTGGAAAAATGGGAGGTGCGACCCAAATAGCTGCCATCGAAAGAGGGCACGAAGTGGGTGCGATCGTCTCCTCAAAAGGAGATGACTTCTCAAGTCTTGAAGATGTCGATATTTGTATCGATTTCACCGCTCCCGACGCAGTTCTGGAGAATTTACGCAAAATTGCTCCATTAAAAAAAAATATTGTCATTGGAACAACGGGGTGGGATTCTCAATATGATGAAGTTTGTAAAATGGCTGAAGAAGCTTCCCTTGGGCTTCTTTATGCTCCTAACTTTTCCTTTGGGGTCTATCTCTTTAGAAAGCTTGTTTTTTATGCCCAAGAGCTGACAAAACCCTTTGATTTTGATGTAGCTGGGATTGAAATGCACCACAATCAAAAAAAAGATGCACCCTCAGGAACTGCTCGCTCTTTAAAAGGGGTTCCCTTTACAAGTCTACGCATAGGGGATATTATCGGAACACACCAGGTTCTTTTTAATTCTGGAGATGATACCATAGAGCTTACACATCGAGCCTCAACGCGGATGGGATTTGCTCGGGGAGCAGTCCAAGCTGCTGAGTGGTTACAGGGAAAGAAAGGTGTGTTTAGTTTTGATGACTTTATGAAGGACATGTTATGCGACTCGAAGGAGTTATTACCTCGCTCATCACCCCATTTAAAAATCAAACCCTCGATGTCGAAGGGTTAA